A region of the Aethina tumida isolate Nest 87 chromosome 3, icAetTumi1.1, whole genome shotgun sequence genome:
GCGCCAGCATGTCCGGAACAACACGGCGTCCAGGCATACGCCCATCCGGAGTCCTGCAACCTGTTCTTCCTTTGCACCAACGGAACGCTGACCGTTGAGACCTGCGAGAACGGTCTGCTGTTCGACGGGAAGGGTGCCGTGCACAACCACTGCAACTACAACTGGGCCGTCGATTGTGGAAACAGGAAGGCCGACTGTGAGTGTACACATTTAATCACGTCAAACTTTAGCTCGAAATGCTATGCAAATTTATGTCCATAAGTTACTACTGtaacaatattgtttattaatgaaggcatttattataataaatttgttgtgtgTTCATAAAGGTCGCAGTTTATAACGACTTAATATAAGGTAGCTTAATATTATGGCAAGAATTGACTCATTTAAATAAGTTCAATTTCAAAGACTATCAAATATCAATTTCACAGAATTTGAAACTTTCTTTGGTTTGtagaatatatttgttatcatTAATTCtgataaagttaatgaatgatgcaaactatttttagttaaatgttAGAAACAAAAGACATTTGTTGCCTTTACTAGGTAACACCAGaaagttgtttaaattattcgttTCAAAGAGAAGACAACAAAAATCTTCTTCAATTATTCTAACTTTCCGAATAATTATTCActattctttagtttattcGTTCTGAAAgtctgttaataaaatgttagaaGCAAAAGATATTTGTAGCCTTTACTTGGTACCATCCTGTAAAATTTGTCAAGACTGATTGTTCTTTGGATTATTCATTTCAAAGAAAAGATTACAAATATCTGCATAAAGGAGAATTGAGTTACATTAATTTGGTGGTTGTTAATCCTGCTAAGTTTACCATATATTAGGTAACACCAgaaagtttgtttaaattattcatttcaaaGAAAAGACAACAAAAATCTTCTTCAATTATTCTAACTTTCTACATAATTATTCActattctttagtttattcGTTATGAAAgtctgttaataaaatgttagaaGCAAAAGATATTTGTAGCCTTTACTTGGTACCATCCTGTAAAATTTGTCAAGACTGATTGTTCTTTGGATTATTCATTTCAAAGAAAAGATTACAAATATCTGCACAAAGGAGAATTGAGTTACACTAATTTGGTGGTTGTCAATCCTGCTAAGTATACCATATATTAGGTAACACCAgaaagtttgtttaaattattcatttcaaaGAAAAGACAACAAAAATCTTCTTCAATTATTCTAACTTTCCGAATAATTATTCActattctttagtttattcGTTCTGAAAgtctgttaataaaatgttagaaGCAAAAGACATTTGTAGCCTTTACTTGGTACCATCCTGTAAAATTTGTCAAGACTGATTGTTCTTTGGATTATTCATTTCAAAGAAAAGATTACAAATATCTGCACAAAGGGGAATTGAGTTACACTAATTTGGTGGTTGTCAATCCTGCTAAGTTTACCATATATTAGGTAACACcagaaaatttgtttaaattattcatttcaaaGAAAAGACAACAAAAATCTTCTTCAATTATTCTAACTTTccgaataattatttactattctttaatttattcgttCTGAAAGACTtaataaaagaagaagaagacaATTACTCACAATTCTTTAGTTCATTCGTTTTAGTAGTATGTTAATAGAGTGTTAAAAGGAGAAGACTTTTGTAgcatttaattggaaatatcCAATAAAATTGACTTTACTCATTTTAAAGGAAAGATTACAAAATTTTGCAAAGAAGAATTAAGATATACGTCTTTAATGGATTTCCATCCTGCTACGTATGTGTTAGATAACTCAGGAgtgaaatttagtttattcagttcaaaaaaaagaacaaatatttagttatccAGTTTCCTATGTAATAACTCAATATTCTTCTGTTGATTTCTTTTAAAACTCTTTTAAAGACTGTCTCACCAGGATTAGAGACTCTTCTTTAATCCTGGTGAGATTCTGTCAAATTTGTCAAGGATGATTcttgtttagtttatttatttatcacgaGAAAATAGTTACGTAGATAACTTTTGTTATCATCAAttctgataaataaaatataatgttaaaacTTACTTATTCATTACTTAAGTCTTAAGTCCTGcttcatattaattacttaaaattgaaagtgtcTTTAGTTAATACATCTTAATGAAAAGGACTAACTGTTCCAAAGAATAATTTAGTTGTATTCACTCCAATGATCTTAAAAAAtctgtaatattattatcgtTCAAATAttctatagtttatttattttaaagaaacaataaagATTCCACTAAGAAATAATACTGTAAGACTTGTTGTCTGCAACCTTTCTAAAACATTCTTAAATTTACCATTTCAAAGaagagataaaaaataaaaacatctgttacattgataattaaaatatttcaaggtAAAAACTTTCTGcagttgattaatttaaagcaAAAACAGTTGCCTCCTGCTGTCTTTCATTAAAACTAAGCCACAAttcattgattatttttagtgaCCCCAATCAGCACCCCAGGTTGCGAATACCAATTCGGATTGTACCCTGACAGTGAAGGATGCTCGACTCACTACATCAAATGCGCATATGGAGAGCCAATTCCACAGGAATGTGAACCTGGTTTGGTGTACGACGAACGCATCCACGGATGCAACTGGCCCGATCTCTTATTGGAGAAATGCAACCCAGAAGGTCAGTATTAGTTTCAAAATGGCTGCTTTTGCTAACAACAACTACATTAAGAGTTATCATCTTTTTGGTTACTTTTGcttttcagtatttaaatttcaccaGGTAACCTAGAAATCTAGTAAAATAATTGCCAAGTCAAACAAGATAAATATATCCAGCagcattttgtttaaaattgaaaagttacgTGGGTTTACTGTCACAAAAGTattcaagttaattaataacataaaaacaagtttatagaatttcatttaatgttCCATTTATATAAGTATCTcaacttaaaacaattgtTACTTAAGACCTTTGTTTATTATAGTTAGTTTACAAGACAATTCACTTCCTTCATTCCACTTTTCTTGTTGTCCTCCCTTCATCCTTTCTTCCATTCTCCCTTCTTTATGTTCTTTTCTTTCCTTTCTTTCGTCATTTTGTGTTGCTTCATTTAATTCCACTCATCATTTCCTTCCTTCCTCTTCTTTTTCTCCTTTTCTTTCTTCCATCTTGGTCCTTCTTCTTCCTTTACCCTTCCCTCTCCTTTattcatttcttatttttcttctAGGTTATTCTTTCCTCCTTTTCTTTATTCCATTCTCCATTCTCTATGTTCTTTTCTTTCCTTTCTTTTGTCATTTTGTGTTGCTTCCTTGCTTTATTTAATTCCACTCATCATTTCCTTCCTTCCTCTTCTTTTTCTCCTTTTCTTTCTTCCATCTTGGTCCTTCTTCTTCCTTTACCCTTCCCTCTCCTTTattcatttcttatttttcttctAGGTTATTCTTTCCTCCTTTTCTTTATTCCATTCTccattctctatattcttttcttttctttctgTCGTCATTTTGTGTTGCTTTCTTGCTTTATTTAATTGCACTCATCATTTCCTTCCTTCCTCTTTTTTTCGCCTTTTCTTTCTTCCATCTTGGTCCTTCTTCTTTCTTTACCCTTCCCTCTCCTTTATGCAttccttatttttattgtaggtCATTCTTTCCTCCTTTTCTTTCTTCCATTCTCCGTTCTCTATATTCTTTTCTTTCCGTTTTTTCGTCATTTTGTGTTGCTtccttgttttatttaattccacTCATCATTTCCTTCCTTTCTCTTCTTTTCCTCCTTTTCTTTCTTCCATCTTGGTCCTTCTTCTTCCTTTACCCTTCCCTCTCCTTTATTCATTCCTTATTTTTCTTCTAGGTCATTCTTTCCCCCTTTTCTTTCTTCCATTCTCCGTTCTCTATGTTCTTTTCTTTCCTTTCTTGGTCCTTCTTCTTCCTTTATCCTTCCCTTTTCTAGTTCCTTCAATTCttcttccttttcttatttaaccAGTTTtactcataatatttattactttttcagCTGTTGTCGGCTTCAAATGCCCCACCAAGGTACCATCCGGCAGCCCGTCCGCCAAATTCTGGCCGTTCCCCCGTTTCCCCGTGCCCGGAGACTGTCACCGTCTCATCACCTGCGTGAACGGCCACCCGCGTCTCATCTCCTGCGGCGAGGGCAAGGTGTTCGACGAATCGTCCCTGTCCTGCGAGGAACCCGAACTGGTGCCGCACTGCGCCAACcacattagaaaataattttaccttaACCCGCTAGAGGTTTCTGTTTGTGaatgtatttgaatatttcaggTGAATTCGCAAATTTTACGAAaaagaattttagaaaaatgtctcttcaaaaacattatttgtgtattaaattattgacgccgttttgtaaatatttttttttgtaatttccaGGTTAAGTAATAAATCTGTACAGTTCtagaattgttttattgttaaaatacaatgtaaataaagtatttttataattaattaataataaatttgtcataatgtcatattattcattaaaatcttatcttttatatatttaattaattattacaatatattaaaaattatttatagaaaaagtatttctttaatttagtaaaaataaaatttcgaaaaatttatttatatagcaaaattttattcttgaaaattaataaaattgaacatatATCAGAAAtgacattatttaaatgacaatgttaatattattaaaataaataatatttaatttagtttttaaatttaaatattaaactatacaagaataatatttaaactaatttcttgacaatattaaatatttaaactatattaatatatattgtttaaaatatattaaaaatcatattatttaaatatgttatattgttataataaataatgttaaatttagtttttaaatttaaatattaaacaattgaagaataatatttgaagtaatatcttaacaatattaaatacttattcgtaaaaaaaattaaaaatgtcaatatgtCTAACTGTGTGGACCACttcaacatttaatatttgcagTGTAAAatcacacaatttaaaatgtcttgAAGAagttatataacatttaatatttaactccaaatattaaactatccaagaattatatttaaactttgaataaatataagaatttcttcgttaaaaaaattaaaaaagtcatctttttttttatctcCAAATATTAAACCATCcaagaattatatataaatttgaaataatatttaataaatatttcatatttatggtttaaaatatatcaaaaatgatattatttaaatgacactgttaatattcttataataaataaaaatttaaatattaaataattcaagagtaatatttaaagtaatatct
Encoded here:
- the LOC109601187 gene encoding protein obstructor-E, with translation MRTFLFAVVSVLSISFALGGVLVEDAPACPEQHGVQAYAHPESCNLFFLCTNGTLTVETCENGLLFDGKGAVHNHCNYNWAVDCGNRKADLTPISTPGCEYQFGLYPDSEGCSTHYIKCAYGEPIPQECEPGLVYDERIHGCNWPDLLLEKCNPEAVVGFKCPTKVPSGSPSAKFWPFPRFPVPGDCHRLITCVNGHPRLISCGEGKVFDESSLSCEEPELVPHCANHIRK